The following proteins come from a genomic window of Salvia hispanica cultivar TCC Black 2014 chromosome 4, UniMelb_Shisp_WGS_1.0, whole genome shotgun sequence:
- the LOC125220428 gene encoding uncharacterized protein LOC125220428, with translation MEGLIPVVYRSLKRNKIRRRYECLSSGAAHAYNIKDFDYHDQDHIHDRRDDHLDGGRNRRCSSLKVDHTRSFDAVDDACEPKRLVRFRSYRMVSCLSCAA, from the coding sequence atggaagGACTGATTCCGGTGGTCTACCGATCTCTCAAGAGGAACAAAATCCGACGACGCTACGAATGCTTATCGTCGGGCGCAGCTCATGCCTACAACATCAAAGATTTCGATTATCATGATCAAGATCATATTCATGATCGTCGCGATGATCATTTAGATGGGGGCCGGAACAGGCGGTGTAGCTCTCTTAAGGTCGACCACACGAGGAGCTTTGATGCAGTGGATGACGCATGCGAGCCTAAGAGGCTCGTGAGGTTCCGGAGCTATAGAATGGTTTCGTGTTTATCATGTGCTGCGTAA
- the LOC125220430 gene encoding fatty acyl-CoA reductase 2, chloroplastic-like has protein sequence MSLTQNVFFSPLVEFSHTKLSNKSKLGNPMLKSKTRRSGKLGVSYNGYPFFTRPRHPLESELSFETESGGGIGIDSFFQGKNIFITGGTGLLGKTLIEKLLRSTSLGNIYVLVKASDNEAALHRLLKEIMNSELFVCLREKYGSTYEEYVKSKLIPVVGNICEPNLGMDINSANKIMEEVDVIVQSAASTTFFDRYDFLLDINVNAPLRLMRFAKNCKNLKLFVHMSTAYVNGRREGIIYEKPLMMGENGRKHDEICSSLFSLDPADEMNLAMKACIASTGRDTTKELKRLGLERAAYYGWYNAYHMTKAMGEMVLNETRQDVPLLILRPSVIESCYKEPVPGWIQGNRMYDPVIISYGKGQLPAYLADPALHTDIVPVDMVANTTIAAIAKHGIMNRAGVNVYHVTTGFVNPLRFNEMFEYIYEHFNANPLVETGNVSEMKLFDQFCNLSEYLREQNSVVGAEAKVRKQNKARVAYAEQLCKMYEFLGFFKARFHCGNTRVLLEEMSEEERVVFEVDATKIDWNKYFVDIHIPGLRKHVINDTALPV, from the exons ATGTCGCTCACTCAAAATGTATTTTTCAGCCCTTTAGTAGAATTTTCTCATACAAAACTTAGCAACAAAAGCAAACTTGGTAATCCAATGCTCAAGTCAAAGACTAGAAGAAGTGGTAAATTGGGTGTTAGCTATAATGGCTATCCCTTCTTCACCCGTCCCCGCCATCCTCTTGAATCCGAACTGTCGTTTGAGACAGAGTCGGGTGGCGGGATAGGGATTGATAGCTTCTTCCAAGGGAAGAACATTTTCATTACCGGTGGAACTGGTCTTCTTGGAAAAA CTCTAATTGAAAAGCTATTGAGATCGACATCTCTGGGAAATATCTACGTACTAGTTAAGGCAAGTGATAACGAGGCTGCGCTTCATAGACTATTGAAAGAG aTTATGAACTCCGAGTTATTTGTATGTTTACGAGAAAAATATGGGAGCACATACGAAGAATATGTGAAATCTAAGCTGATACCTGTGGTTGGAAATATTTGTGAACCAAATCTTGGAATGGATATAAATTCAGCAAACAAAATTATGGAGGAAGTGGATGTGATAGTTCAATCTGCAGCTAGCACAACATTTTTTGACAG gtATGATTTTCTACTTGATATAAACGTGAATGCGCCTCTACGGCTAATGAGGTTCGCCAAGAATTGCAAAAATCTCAAACTTTTTGTGCATATGTCCACTG CATATGTTAATGGAAGAAGAGAAGGGATAATCTACGAGAAGCCGTTGATGATGGGAGAGAATGGGAGAAAGCATGATGAGATATGTTCCTCGTTGTTTTCTCTAGATCCGGCAGATGAGATGAACTTGGCTATGAAAGCCTGCATAGCCTCGACTGGTCGTGACACCACAAAAGAACTCAAGAGGCTCGGCCTAGAAAG GGCTGCGTACTATGGATGGTACAATGCGTATCATATGACTAAGGCAATGGGAGAAATGGTCCTTAACGAAACTAGACAAGACGTCCCACTGCTTATATTGAGGCCATCCGTGATCGAGAGCTGCTATAAAGAGCCTGTTCCTGGATGGATACAAGGAAATAG AATGTATGATCCGGTGATTATTTCTTATGGGAAAGGACAACTTCCTGCTTATCTGGCTGATCCTGCCTTACATACTGACATT GTTCCAGTTGACATGGTGGCGAATACAACGATTGCAGCTATCGCTAAGCATGGCATTATGAACAGGGCAGGAGTGAATGTGTACCATGTGACAACTGGCTTTGTGAATCCTCTAAGATTCAATGAAATGTTCGAATATATTTATGAGCATTTTAATGCAAATCCTTTAGTTGAAACtggaaatgtgagtgaaatgaagTTGTTCGACCAGTTTTGTAACTTGTCCGAATACTTGAGAGAGCAAAATTCAGTAGTTGGTGCGGAAGCAAAGGTTCGGAAACAAAACAAAGCAAGGGTTGCTTATGCAGAGCAACTTTGCAAGATGTACGAGTTTCTAGGATTCTTCAAAGCCAG GTTCCATTGTGGCAATACACGGGTGTTGTTGGAGGAGATGTCGGAAGAGGAGCGAGTTGTGTTTGAAGTGGATGCAACAAAGATAGATTGGAATAAGTATTTTGTCGACATTCATATTCCGGGATTGAGAAAGCATGTGATCAACGACACAGCGCTGCCTGTCTAA
- the LOC125217773 gene encoding pentatricopeptide repeat-containing protein At1g76280 isoform X2: MLVKRLLFRLKCTNNSFREWKAFDTIGKEEAVFVQGGRFFGTSNDGYLLTKPIARKLGEEVINALHSGQRSRASNLLTELGSGDRASEVHSFLPILQFCASAPDPLFAMETWKLMVEKDVKLSGKCYLFTIKALCKGGYLDEAFSILGVQRAHAEICPTLQVYNCLLKASVQMNSLNHANEVLYLMEQEGMLKDIITYSQLLKLAVLQQNLSAVHEIWKDCIKYYSLSIITLRKFVWAFTRLKDLESAYMALQKMVAAASQHKFSTTATYEQMLCISRLDVPIPFSGDLAWDRYTRSSGTSVSYSPVYNKENDSTKGARFGMQETGVAHAAISLSEQPFSGPVIKLLMCSFDDIISSCAHSRNIMFAEQLMLQMRVLGLEPSSRTYNGYIRALVSVKTFHDGMEVLNIMRQKNMKPSDSTLAALSVSCSRGLQLDLAETFLDQVSKCNHVNIFNEFLKACDTVDKPERAIRVWARMKDKNLKPDIRTYELLFSLFGSVNAPYDNPNLVSQADAAKRIKAIEMDMTRHGIQHNLFSLQNLLKALGREKMINELIQYIRVAEEQCVYRNTNLGVQIYNTFLHSLVEAKESHVAIEIFKKMISCGLSPNLSTYGIMIDCCSIINCYTSACALISRMIRDGLPMNVVIYTGLVKILSRSEAFNEAFRLLDLAITEAIQPDLLLYNAILKIASQKGKIGVLELIVEKMHRLKIRPDPSTCRHVFSAYADNGFHSTAMEALQVMSLRMISEEDDILEEYRLKYENLILDEESDAESEIVAVFKDSPDLVVSLLNLKWYAILVSPPSWLPDQSPWAKRLSSNYTARLSG, translated from the exons ATGTTGGTCAAGAG GCTGCTTTTCCGACTAAAATGCACGAACAATTCGTTTCGAGAATGGAAAGCATTTGATACTATA GGGAAGGAGGAGGCTGTCTTTGTCCAGGGAGGGAGGTTTTTTGGGACCTCTAATGATG GATATCTGCTGACAAAGCCGATTGCGAGAAAATTAGGGGAGGAAGTAATTAATGCACTTCACTCGGGACAAAGAAGTAGAGCTTCTAATCTACTGACTGAGCTTGGTAGTGGAGATCGAGCATCGGAAGTGCATTCTTTCCTTCCTATCCTTCAGTTTTGTGCGAGTGCACCTGATCCATTG TTTGCGATGGAAACTTGGAAACTTATGGTGGAGAAGGATGTGAAATTGAGTGgaaaatgttatttatttacaattaagGCTCTCTGTAAAGGTGGTTATTTAGATGAG GCATTCAGTATACTGGGCGTTCAAAGGGCACATGCGGAAATATGTCCAACTTTACAAGTGTATAATTGTTTGTTAAAAGCCTCCGTTCAAATGAATAGCTTAAATCATGCTAATGAAGTCTTGTATTTGATGGAGCAAGAAGGAATGCTCAAAGACATTATTACGTACTCTCAGCTTCTCAAG CTTGCAGTCTTGCAGCAGAACCTCTCAGCAGTTCATGAAATTTGGAAGGACTGTATTAAGTACTATTCTCTGAGCATTATAACTCTTCGGAAGTTCGTATGGGCTTTCACAAGATTGAAAGATTTAGAGTCTGCTTATATGGCATTGCAGAAAATGGTTGCTGCAGCTTCCCAGCATAAATTTAGTACCACAGCAACTTATGAGCAAATGTTGTGTATTTCAAGATTGGATGTTCCTATCCCTTTCAGCGGCGATTTGGCATGGGATCGATACACTAGGAGTAGTGGTACTTCTGTATCTTATAGTCCCGTGTAtaacaaagaaaatgattcGACTAAGGGGGCTAGATTTGGAATGCAAGAGACGGGAGTTGCACATGCTGCTATAAGTTTGTCAGAGCAGCCTTTCTCTGGACCtgtcattaaattattaatgtgCTCCTTCGATGACATCATTTCCTCTTGTGCTCATTCTCGGAATATTATGTTTGCTGAGCAATTAATGTTACAG ATGCGAGTTCTTGGCTTGGAACCATCTTCTCGTACTTATAATGGCTACATAAGAGCATTGGTTTCTGTGAAGACATTTCATGATGGCATGGAAGTG TTAAATATCATGCGACAGAAAAATATGAAGCCTTCTGATTCTACTCTTGCTGCACTATCTGTTAGCTGCAGTAGGGGTTTGCAACTGGACTTGGCTGAAACATTCCTGGATCAAGTTTCAAAATGTAATCATGTCAATATTTTCAATGAGTTCCTGAAAGCATGTGATACAGTG GATAAACCTGAACGAGCTATTAGGGTATGGGCCCGAATGAAAGATAAGAATCTTAAGCCAGATATCAGAACATATGAGCTGttgttttcattatttggCAGCGTCAATGCACCTTATGACAATCCAAATCTTGTATCCCAAGCTGATGCTGCTAAAAGGATAAAGGCTATAGAAATGGATATGACAAGGCATGGCATCCAGCACAATCTTTTTTCACTGCAAAACCTG CTGAAAGCTCTTGGTAGGGAGAAAATGATCAATGAGCTGATCCAGTACATACGCGTTGCAGAGGAGCAGTGTGTATATAGAAATACAAATCTTGGAGTACAGATTTATAACACTTTTTTGCACTCTCTTGTTGAGGCTAAGGAA agtcACGTGGCAATTGAGatattcaagaaaatgatttcGTGTGGACTCTCACCAAATCTTTCAACTTATGGTATCATGATTGACTGTTGTAGCATTATAAATTGCTATACATCTGCTTGTGCCCTGATCTCTAGGATGATCCGTGATGGCTTACCTATGAATGTGGTAATTTATACAGGCCTGGTGAAG ATCCTGTCGAGGAGTGAAGCATTCAATGAGGCATTTAGACTACTTGATCTGGCGATCACAGAAGCAATTCAACCCGATCTGTTGCTGTACAATGCTATTCTAAAAATAGCTAGTCAAAAG GGAAAAATTGGCGTGCTTGAGCTGATTGTAGAGAAGATGCACCGGCTGAAAATCCGACCAGATCCGTCGACCTGCCGCCATGTCTTCTCTGCATATGCAGATAATGGCTTCCACAGCACTGCCATGGAAGCGTTGCAAGTCATGAGTTTGAGAATGATTTCTGAAGAAGATGATATTCTCGAAGAGTACAGGTTGAAGTATGAGAATCTAATATTGGATGAGGAATCGGATGCTGAATCAGAAATAGTTGCGGTTTTCAAAGACTCGCCCGATCTTGTCGTTTCCCTGCTGAATTTAAAATGGTACGCCATTCTTGTGTCGCCACCATCTTGGTTACCAGACCAAAGTCCTTGGGCAAAGAGGCTTTCCAGTAATTATACAGCTAGGCTCAGTGGCTAA
- the LOC125217773 gene encoding pentatricopeptide repeat-containing protein At1g76280 isoform X1: protein MLVKRLLFRLKCTNNSFREWKAFDTIQGKEEAVFVQGGRFFGTSNDGYLLTKPIARKLGEEVINALHSGQRSRASNLLTELGSGDRASEVHSFLPILQFCASAPDPLFAMETWKLMVEKDVKLSGKCYLFTIKALCKGGYLDEAFSILGVQRAHAEICPTLQVYNCLLKASVQMNSLNHANEVLYLMEQEGMLKDIITYSQLLKLAVLQQNLSAVHEIWKDCIKYYSLSIITLRKFVWAFTRLKDLESAYMALQKMVAAASQHKFSTTATYEQMLCISRLDVPIPFSGDLAWDRYTRSSGTSVSYSPVYNKENDSTKGARFGMQETGVAHAAISLSEQPFSGPVIKLLMCSFDDIISSCAHSRNIMFAEQLMLQMRVLGLEPSSRTYNGYIRALVSVKTFHDGMEVLNIMRQKNMKPSDSTLAALSVSCSRGLQLDLAETFLDQVSKCNHVNIFNEFLKACDTVDKPERAIRVWARMKDKNLKPDIRTYELLFSLFGSVNAPYDNPNLVSQADAAKRIKAIEMDMTRHGIQHNLFSLQNLLKALGREKMINELIQYIRVAEEQCVYRNTNLGVQIYNTFLHSLVEAKESHVAIEIFKKMISCGLSPNLSTYGIMIDCCSIINCYTSACALISRMIRDGLPMNVVIYTGLVKILSRSEAFNEAFRLLDLAITEAIQPDLLLYNAILKIASQKGKIGVLELIVEKMHRLKIRPDPSTCRHVFSAYADNGFHSTAMEALQVMSLRMISEEDDILEEYRLKYENLILDEESDAESEIVAVFKDSPDLVVSLLNLKWYAILVSPPSWLPDQSPWAKRLSSNYTARLSG, encoded by the exons ATGTTGGTCAAGAG GCTGCTTTTCCGACTAAAATGCACGAACAATTCGTTTCGAGAATGGAAAGCATTTGATACTATA CAGGGGAAGGAGGAGGCTGTCTTTGTCCAGGGAGGGAGGTTTTTTGGGACCTCTAATGATG GATATCTGCTGACAAAGCCGATTGCGAGAAAATTAGGGGAGGAAGTAATTAATGCACTTCACTCGGGACAAAGAAGTAGAGCTTCTAATCTACTGACTGAGCTTGGTAGTGGAGATCGAGCATCGGAAGTGCATTCTTTCCTTCCTATCCTTCAGTTTTGTGCGAGTGCACCTGATCCATTG TTTGCGATGGAAACTTGGAAACTTATGGTGGAGAAGGATGTGAAATTGAGTGgaaaatgttatttatttacaattaagGCTCTCTGTAAAGGTGGTTATTTAGATGAG GCATTCAGTATACTGGGCGTTCAAAGGGCACATGCGGAAATATGTCCAACTTTACAAGTGTATAATTGTTTGTTAAAAGCCTCCGTTCAAATGAATAGCTTAAATCATGCTAATGAAGTCTTGTATTTGATGGAGCAAGAAGGAATGCTCAAAGACATTATTACGTACTCTCAGCTTCTCAAG CTTGCAGTCTTGCAGCAGAACCTCTCAGCAGTTCATGAAATTTGGAAGGACTGTATTAAGTACTATTCTCTGAGCATTATAACTCTTCGGAAGTTCGTATGGGCTTTCACAAGATTGAAAGATTTAGAGTCTGCTTATATGGCATTGCAGAAAATGGTTGCTGCAGCTTCCCAGCATAAATTTAGTACCACAGCAACTTATGAGCAAATGTTGTGTATTTCAAGATTGGATGTTCCTATCCCTTTCAGCGGCGATTTGGCATGGGATCGATACACTAGGAGTAGTGGTACTTCTGTATCTTATAGTCCCGTGTAtaacaaagaaaatgattcGACTAAGGGGGCTAGATTTGGAATGCAAGAGACGGGAGTTGCACATGCTGCTATAAGTTTGTCAGAGCAGCCTTTCTCTGGACCtgtcattaaattattaatgtgCTCCTTCGATGACATCATTTCCTCTTGTGCTCATTCTCGGAATATTATGTTTGCTGAGCAATTAATGTTACAG ATGCGAGTTCTTGGCTTGGAACCATCTTCTCGTACTTATAATGGCTACATAAGAGCATTGGTTTCTGTGAAGACATTTCATGATGGCATGGAAGTG TTAAATATCATGCGACAGAAAAATATGAAGCCTTCTGATTCTACTCTTGCTGCACTATCTGTTAGCTGCAGTAGGGGTTTGCAACTGGACTTGGCTGAAACATTCCTGGATCAAGTTTCAAAATGTAATCATGTCAATATTTTCAATGAGTTCCTGAAAGCATGTGATACAGTG GATAAACCTGAACGAGCTATTAGGGTATGGGCCCGAATGAAAGATAAGAATCTTAAGCCAGATATCAGAACATATGAGCTGttgttttcattatttggCAGCGTCAATGCACCTTATGACAATCCAAATCTTGTATCCCAAGCTGATGCTGCTAAAAGGATAAAGGCTATAGAAATGGATATGACAAGGCATGGCATCCAGCACAATCTTTTTTCACTGCAAAACCTG CTGAAAGCTCTTGGTAGGGAGAAAATGATCAATGAGCTGATCCAGTACATACGCGTTGCAGAGGAGCAGTGTGTATATAGAAATACAAATCTTGGAGTACAGATTTATAACACTTTTTTGCACTCTCTTGTTGAGGCTAAGGAA agtcACGTGGCAATTGAGatattcaagaaaatgatttcGTGTGGACTCTCACCAAATCTTTCAACTTATGGTATCATGATTGACTGTTGTAGCATTATAAATTGCTATACATCTGCTTGTGCCCTGATCTCTAGGATGATCCGTGATGGCTTACCTATGAATGTGGTAATTTATACAGGCCTGGTGAAG ATCCTGTCGAGGAGTGAAGCATTCAATGAGGCATTTAGACTACTTGATCTGGCGATCACAGAAGCAATTCAACCCGATCTGTTGCTGTACAATGCTATTCTAAAAATAGCTAGTCAAAAG GGAAAAATTGGCGTGCTTGAGCTGATTGTAGAGAAGATGCACCGGCTGAAAATCCGACCAGATCCGTCGACCTGCCGCCATGTCTTCTCTGCATATGCAGATAATGGCTTCCACAGCACTGCCATGGAAGCGTTGCAAGTCATGAGTTTGAGAATGATTTCTGAAGAAGATGATATTCTCGAAGAGTACAGGTTGAAGTATGAGAATCTAATATTGGATGAGGAATCGGATGCTGAATCAGAAATAGTTGCGGTTTTCAAAGACTCGCCCGATCTTGTCGTTTCCCTGCTGAATTTAAAATGGTACGCCATTCTTGTGTCGCCACCATCTTGGTTACCAGACCAAAGTCCTTGGGCAAAGAGGCTTTCCAGTAATTATACAGCTAGGCTCAGTGGCTAA
- the LOC125217773 gene encoding pentatricopeptide repeat-containing protein At1g76280 isoform X3, whose amino-acid sequence MANLGGEGYLLTKPIARKLGEEVINALHSGQRSRASNLLTELGSGDRASEVHSFLPILQFCASAPDPLFAMETWKLMVEKDVKLSGKCYLFTIKALCKGGYLDEAFSILGVQRAHAEICPTLQVYNCLLKASVQMNSLNHANEVLYLMEQEGMLKDIITYSQLLKLAVLQQNLSAVHEIWKDCIKYYSLSIITLRKFVWAFTRLKDLESAYMALQKMVAAASQHKFSTTATYEQMLCISRLDVPIPFSGDLAWDRYTRSSGTSVSYSPVYNKENDSTKGARFGMQETGVAHAAISLSEQPFSGPVIKLLMCSFDDIISSCAHSRNIMFAEQLMLQMRVLGLEPSSRTYNGYIRALVSVKTFHDGMEVLNIMRQKNMKPSDSTLAALSVSCSRGLQLDLAETFLDQVSKCNHVNIFNEFLKACDTVDKPERAIRVWARMKDKNLKPDIRTYELLFSLFGSVNAPYDNPNLVSQADAAKRIKAIEMDMTRHGIQHNLFSLQNLLKALGREKMINELIQYIRVAEEQCVYRNTNLGVQIYNTFLHSLVEAKESHVAIEIFKKMISCGLSPNLSTYGIMIDCCSIINCYTSACALISRMIRDGLPMNVVIYTGLVKILSRSEAFNEAFRLLDLAITEAIQPDLLLYNAILKIASQKGKIGVLELIVEKMHRLKIRPDPSTCRHVFSAYADNGFHSTAMEALQVMSLRMISEEDDILEEYRLKYENLILDEESDAESEIVAVFKDSPDLVVSLLNLKWYAILVSPPSWLPDQSPWAKRLSSNYTARLSG is encoded by the exons ATGGCAAATCTGGGCGGTGAAGGATATCTGCTGACAAAGCCGATTGCGAGAAAATTAGGGGAGGAAGTAATTAATGCACTTCACTCGGGACAAAGAAGTAGAGCTTCTAATCTACTGACTGAGCTTGGTAGTGGAGATCGAGCATCGGAAGTGCATTCTTTCCTTCCTATCCTTCAGTTTTGTGCGAGTGCACCTGATCCATTG TTTGCGATGGAAACTTGGAAACTTATGGTGGAGAAGGATGTGAAATTGAGTGgaaaatgttatttatttacaattaagGCTCTCTGTAAAGGTGGTTATTTAGATGAG GCATTCAGTATACTGGGCGTTCAAAGGGCACATGCGGAAATATGTCCAACTTTACAAGTGTATAATTGTTTGTTAAAAGCCTCCGTTCAAATGAATAGCTTAAATCATGCTAATGAAGTCTTGTATTTGATGGAGCAAGAAGGAATGCTCAAAGACATTATTACGTACTCTCAGCTTCTCAAG CTTGCAGTCTTGCAGCAGAACCTCTCAGCAGTTCATGAAATTTGGAAGGACTGTATTAAGTACTATTCTCTGAGCATTATAACTCTTCGGAAGTTCGTATGGGCTTTCACAAGATTGAAAGATTTAGAGTCTGCTTATATGGCATTGCAGAAAATGGTTGCTGCAGCTTCCCAGCATAAATTTAGTACCACAGCAACTTATGAGCAAATGTTGTGTATTTCAAGATTGGATGTTCCTATCCCTTTCAGCGGCGATTTGGCATGGGATCGATACACTAGGAGTAGTGGTACTTCTGTATCTTATAGTCCCGTGTAtaacaaagaaaatgattcGACTAAGGGGGCTAGATTTGGAATGCAAGAGACGGGAGTTGCACATGCTGCTATAAGTTTGTCAGAGCAGCCTTTCTCTGGACCtgtcattaaattattaatgtgCTCCTTCGATGACATCATTTCCTCTTGTGCTCATTCTCGGAATATTATGTTTGCTGAGCAATTAATGTTACAG ATGCGAGTTCTTGGCTTGGAACCATCTTCTCGTACTTATAATGGCTACATAAGAGCATTGGTTTCTGTGAAGACATTTCATGATGGCATGGAAGTG TTAAATATCATGCGACAGAAAAATATGAAGCCTTCTGATTCTACTCTTGCTGCACTATCTGTTAGCTGCAGTAGGGGTTTGCAACTGGACTTGGCTGAAACATTCCTGGATCAAGTTTCAAAATGTAATCATGTCAATATTTTCAATGAGTTCCTGAAAGCATGTGATACAGTG GATAAACCTGAACGAGCTATTAGGGTATGGGCCCGAATGAAAGATAAGAATCTTAAGCCAGATATCAGAACATATGAGCTGttgttttcattatttggCAGCGTCAATGCACCTTATGACAATCCAAATCTTGTATCCCAAGCTGATGCTGCTAAAAGGATAAAGGCTATAGAAATGGATATGACAAGGCATGGCATCCAGCACAATCTTTTTTCACTGCAAAACCTG CTGAAAGCTCTTGGTAGGGAGAAAATGATCAATGAGCTGATCCAGTACATACGCGTTGCAGAGGAGCAGTGTGTATATAGAAATACAAATCTTGGAGTACAGATTTATAACACTTTTTTGCACTCTCTTGTTGAGGCTAAGGAA agtcACGTGGCAATTGAGatattcaagaaaatgatttcGTGTGGACTCTCACCAAATCTTTCAACTTATGGTATCATGATTGACTGTTGTAGCATTATAAATTGCTATACATCTGCTTGTGCCCTGATCTCTAGGATGATCCGTGATGGCTTACCTATGAATGTGGTAATTTATACAGGCCTGGTGAAG ATCCTGTCGAGGAGTGAAGCATTCAATGAGGCATTTAGACTACTTGATCTGGCGATCACAGAAGCAATTCAACCCGATCTGTTGCTGTACAATGCTATTCTAAAAATAGCTAGTCAAAAG GGAAAAATTGGCGTGCTTGAGCTGATTGTAGAGAAGATGCACCGGCTGAAAATCCGACCAGATCCGTCGACCTGCCGCCATGTCTTCTCTGCATATGCAGATAATGGCTTCCACAGCACTGCCATGGAAGCGTTGCAAGTCATGAGTTTGAGAATGATTTCTGAAGAAGATGATATTCTCGAAGAGTACAGGTTGAAGTATGAGAATCTAATATTGGATGAGGAATCGGATGCTGAATCAGAAATAGTTGCGGTTTTCAAAGACTCGCCCGATCTTGTCGTTTCCCTGCTGAATTTAAAATGGTACGCCATTCTTGTGTCGCCACCATCTTGGTTACCAGACCAAAGTCCTTGGGCAAAGAGGCTTTCCAGTAATTATACAGCTAGGCTCAGTGGCTAA
- the LOC125219237 gene encoding 6,7-dimethyl-8-ribityllumazine synthase, chloroplastic-like: MQMASFAANSSLLSPNSFRTTAKSSVTSSPFRCNCISFYNNHKPTNLAATTAFPLSSSSHQTHEGLGLWSEKAGKKESFSQTSAVRHLTGSLTSAEGLRFAIVVARFNEIVTRPLLEGALDTFKRYSVKEEDIDVVWVPGSFEIGLVAEKLGKSRKYQAVLCIGAVIRGDTSHYDAVANSAASGVLSAGLSSGVPCIFGVLTCDDMDQALNRAGGKAGNKGSETALTAIEMASLFEHHLKF, from the exons ATGCAAATGGCTTCATTTGCTGCAAATTCATCCCTGCTCTCTCCGAATTCATTCCGTACTACAGCAAAATCTTCTGTCACTTCTTCACCCTTCCGCTGCAAttgcatttcattttacaACAACCACAAACCAACAAATCTAGCTGCAACTACTgcttttcccctttcttcgTCGTCCCACCAGACTCACGAAg GTTTGGGATTATGGAGTGAGAAGGCTGGAAAGAAAGAATCATTCTCACAGACTTCAGCTGTTAGACATTTGACCGGATCGCTTACCTCAGCTGAGGGGCTCCGTTTTGCTATA GTGGTGGCACGCTTCAATGAGATCGTCACCAGGCCACTTTTGGAGGGAGCTTTGGATACTTTCAAGAGATACTCAGTAAAAGAGGAAGATATTGAT GTTGTATGGGTTCCTGGTAGCTTTGAAATCGGCCTAGTTGCTGAGAAGCTTgggaaatcaagaaaatatcaagCGGTCTTGTGTATTGGGGCTGTG ATTAGAGGTGATACATCCCACTATGATGCTGTTGCGAATTCGGCTGCTTCTGGAGTATTGTCTGCTGGTCTAAGTTCAG GTGTCCCTTGCATATTTGGTGTTCTGACGTGTGATGACATGGACCAG GCTTTAAACCGAGCCGGTGGTAAGGCAGGAAACAAGGGCTCTGAAACTGCATTGACTGCT ATTGAGATGGCATCTTTGTTTGAGCATCATCTGAAGTTTTGA